In Chiloscyllium plagiosum isolate BGI_BamShark_2017 chromosome 30, ASM401019v2, whole genome shotgun sequence, a genomic segment contains:
- the LOC122564977 gene encoding allograft inflammatory factor 1-like encodes MSLKQMLEKLGVPKTHLEVKKLIAEVTGGSSETISYRHFVTMMLGKRSAILRIIMMFEGKSEAEGVKPVGPPTKRDISSLP; translated from the exons ATGAGTCTgaaacagatgctggagaaactgggagtgCCGAAGACTCACCTGGAGGTGAAGAAGCTGATAGCTGAGGTGACAGGGGGCAGCAGCGAGACCATCTCCTACCGGCACTTTGTCACCATGATGCTTGGCAAACGTTCAGCCATCCTCCGAAT AATCATGATGTTTGAAGGGAAGAGTGAGGCTGAGGGTGTGAAACCTGTGGGCCCTCCCACCAAGAGAGACATCTCCAGCCTCCCCtaa